The genomic DNA AAAACCTTAAAAATTAGCCGTTATCTACGGGCTGCCCTTTGGAAACCAGCCCATATTTGGCTCCGAAAAATTGAAGGAAAAGCCATTCCTTGATAAGAAAGTTGTCGTCGTCACACAGGTCTAATTGTAAATAAATTTCCAAATGGATGGAGCCACCTTTGTTGGGTATTTACTTTTTTGGCTCTAAATAGAGAATATAATTAAACTGAAAATTACGAAATTATTTATGCAACACTAGTGGTTCAATATTATTATTTTGTGCAAAGAAAAAGTCCTTTATAATGGATTAGTCAGGTGGTAACCCGTCCAAATCCACTAAAAAAGGACCATCACATGGACCAGATTACACGAAAAACTTCATTTGGACAATGGTTTTCACCTATAAATCTTCAATTATTTGAAGAAAACGTGAAAACGATGAAATTAGATTACTATACGAAAAAATTAACGACAGAGTCATTTCTAAAATTACTACTTTTTGCGCAGCTACAAGAAATTGAAAGTCTGCATGCGCTGGGTGATTGTCTTTTCGATGACCAGCTTCAAAAAGGGATAGACCTTGATTCTATTAGTATTTCTCAGTTGTCACGGCGGTTAAACGGCATAAACCCTGATCTATTTCAAAGGCTTTTCCTTGATTTAGTGTCACAAATTCATGCCAAAACGCATTACACGAAACTCGTGATGCCGTTAAAAATCATTGATTCAAGCACATTGCCACTTAATTTGACCAATCATAAATGGGCTAAATTCCGCAAAACAAAAGCAGGTGTAAAGTTACATTTGCGCCTTGTGTTTATGGAAAAGGGTATATCCTATCCTGAAAAGGCCGTTATGACAACGGCAAAAGAACATGACCGTGGTCAGCTTGAAATCATGGTGGATGACAAGGAATGCATGTATGTGTTTGACCGTGGTT from Robertmurraya sp. FSL R5-0851 includes the following:
- a CDS encoding IS4 family transposase, with translation MDQITRKTSFGQWFSPINLQLFEENVKTMKLDYYTKKLTTESFLKLLLFAQLQEIESLHALGDCLFDDQLQKGIDLDSISISQLSRRLNGINPDLFQRLFLDLVSQIHAKTHYTKLVMPLKIIDSSTLPLNLTNHKWAKFRKTKAGVKLHLRLVFMEKGISYPEKAVMTTAKEHDRGQLEIMVDDKECMYVFDRGYLDYERFDRMTDDSYFFLSRLRKNAVIRNVYDFKLPKDTAVLSDQMVLIGTTQNRAENYFRLLKVIDSKGNELHLITNRFDLSAEEISEMYKSRWAIELFFKWIKQHLSIKKFYGQSEWAIQNQVFIALIVFCLHVLVQIETRSKRKTLQISRYLRAALWKPANVWLRKIEGKAIP